One genomic window of Daphnia pulex isolate KAP4 chromosome 12, ASM2113471v1 includes the following:
- the LOC124209056 gene encoding putative CBL-interacting protein kinase 27 produces the protein MAENGTFVNGERLNYLVRRPIAHVSVVALCSMDSAASFTFYDNYHRFSDFNLILNNRYVVINVLANGSFGQVYHAISKLDHTIVAVKTVQSTTTRGTFTMASVDPGGMEALRNEICILSTTDHPCIIKMVDSSSDVTSNKMFLVLELANGGDLQQRMHDVGHLLELISRFLFIQLVSAINYCHGRSPPIVHSDLNPANILLADAGEFARVRTTLVGGSVLDGPGVASVSDEAHALIDNMVAIDVGRRHDIEAVVRCLWLHDEETMASLRSTVFKDAPIF, from the exons ATGGCTGAGAACGGAACGTTTGTCAACGGAGAGCGACTCAATTACCTTGTAAGGCGTCCCATTGCACACGTCAGCGTCGTCGCCCTCTGTTCCATGGACAGTGCAGCAAGCTTCACGTTCTACGATAACTACCACCGCTTTTCCGACTTCAACTTGATACTGAATAACAGATATGTTGTCATTAATGTTTTGGCGAACGG GTCCTTTGGTCAAGTGTATCATGCAATCAGCAAGCTCGACCACACCATTGTAGCCGTCAAAACTGTTCAATCCACCACAACGAGGGGAACGTTTACGATGGCATCCGTTGACCCAGGCGGCATGGAAGCTCTTAGAaacgaaatttgtattttgtcGACAACAGACCATCCTTGTATTATCAAG ATGGTTGATTCTTCGTCTGACGTGACTTCAAACAAGATGTTTCTCGTCTTGGAATTGGCTAACGGCGGTGACTTGCAGCAGAGAATGCACGACGTCGGTCACTTGTTGGAGCTGATCTCCCGGTTCTTGTTCATTCAGCTGGTCTCGGCCATCAATTACTGTCATGGCCGCTCACCGCCCATTGTCCACAGCGACCTCAACCCCGCCAATATATTGCTGGCGGACGCTGGCGAGTTTGCCAGAGTGAGGACTAC TTTGGTAGGAGGCAGCGTGTTGGACGGTCCAGGTGTCGCGTCCGTCAGCGACGAGGCCCACGCTTTGATCGACAACATGGTGGCGATCGACGTCGGGCGCCGCCACGACATTGAAGCAGTGGTCAGGTGCCTTTGGCTGCACGACGAGGAAACTATGGCTAGTCTCCGGTCGACCGTCTTTAAAGATGCGCCCATTTTCTGA